A genomic segment from Cyanobium sp. NIES-981 encodes:
- a CDS encoding DUF3119 family protein yields MTPPPTPSPAPASGSSPGTLPAHYGVALAVVALGLACLALVPVWSGALWLCLVVSLLGLFLVIQTALLRLEFQDEALVVWRQSTLLRRFPYSAWKSWRLFWPGLPVVFYFREEQSPHLLPLLFDAKALRQQLDRHLSHLPAPDA; encoded by the coding sequence ATGACCCCGCCTCCCACTCCGTCCCCTGCCCCAGCCTCCGGCAGCTCCCCCGGCACCCTGCCGGCCCACTACGGCGTGGCGCTCGCCGTGGTGGCGCTCGGCCTGGCCTGCCTGGCATTGGTGCCCGTCTGGAGCGGAGCCCTCTGGCTCTGCCTGGTGGTGAGCCTGCTGGGGCTGTTCCTGGTGATCCAGACCGCCCTGCTGCGGCTGGAATTCCAGGACGAGGCCCTGGTGGTGTGGCGGCAGTCCACCCTGCTCCGCCGGTTCCCCTACAGCGCCTGGAAGAGCTGGAGACTGTTCTGGCCCGGACTGCCGGTGGTGTTCTATTTCCGCGAAGAGCAGAGCCCCCACCTGCTGCCGCTGTTGTTTGATGCCAAGGCCCTGCGCCAGCAACTCGACCGTCATCTGAGCCACCTGCCTGCCCCCGATGCCTGA
- a CDS encoding DUF3086 domain-containing protein, producing the protein MPDEPTPQPAPSPDTGVPGGDPAGTPPRPPGEEPPTSWQQLALTELRQQRTELEEEIRQLEARRDQINREISSSFAGQADAVARRLKGFQDYLVGALQDLAVAAEQVDLVPQQVLVAPSALDVAAPPAGDAPAPPQPVAAAGLFSADEALIRERLAAFQGQPDFYADPWKLRRSLEAAAAASLDSWFLEQGGRGAQPSSGSRSRNALLTAAAVAILGELYGDRFQTLVLASQPERLGEWRRILQDSLGLEREDFGPTSGIVLFERPDALIERADRLEERGELPFIVVDAAEQVVDIPILQFPLWLAFAPGPGELIDDEELY; encoded by the coding sequence ATGCCTGACGAGCCCACACCCCAGCCGGCCCCCTCTCCCGACACCGGCGTGCCTGGCGGCGACCCGGCCGGCACTCCCCCACGCCCCCCTGGCGAGGAGCCGCCAACCAGCTGGCAGCAGCTGGCCCTCACGGAGCTGCGCCAGCAGAGAACCGAACTGGAGGAGGAGATCAGGCAGCTGGAGGCCCGCCGGGATCAGATCAACCGCGAGATCAGCAGCAGCTTCGCCGGCCAGGCCGATGCCGTGGCGCGGCGCCTCAAGGGCTTCCAGGACTACCTGGTGGGTGCCCTTCAGGACCTGGCGGTGGCGGCCGAGCAGGTGGATCTGGTGCCCCAGCAGGTGCTCGTGGCCCCCTCGGCCCTGGATGTGGCGGCCCCGCCGGCGGGCGATGCCCCAGCCCCGCCCCAGCCGGTGGCCGCCGCCGGGCTGTTCAGCGCCGATGAGGCCCTGATCCGGGAGCGGCTGGCGGCCTTCCAGGGCCAGCCCGACTTCTACGCCGATCCCTGGAAGCTGCGCCGCAGCCTGGAGGCGGCCGCCGCCGCGAGCCTGGACAGCTGGTTTCTCGAGCAGGGTGGCCGCGGGGCCCAGCCCAGCAGCGGCAGCCGCAGCCGCAACGCCCTCCTCACCGCAGCCGCGGTGGCGATCCTCGGGGAGCTCTACGGCGACCGCTTCCAGACCCTGGTGCTGGCCAGCCAACCGGAGCGCCTCGGCGAGTGGCGCCGCATCCTGCAGGACAGTCTCGGGCTGGAGCGGGAAGACTTCGGCCCCACCAGTGGCATCGTGCTCTTCGAGCGGCCCGATGCCCTGATCGAGCGGGCCGACCGGCTGGAGGAACGGGGCGAGCTTCCCTTCATCGTGGTGGACGCCGCCGAACAGGTGGTGGACATCCCGATCCTCCAGTTCCCCCTCTGGCTGGCCTTCGCGCCGGGGCCGGGGGAACTGATCGACGACGAAGAGCTCTACTGA
- the plsY gene encoding glycerol-3-phosphate 1-O-acyltransferase PlsY, whose protein sequence is MLLPLVLPVLLAGYLLGSIPSGYLAGRWCGGLDIRQEGSGSTGATNVLRVVGKGPALAVFLVDVLKGTAAVLLAKTVLEPLGVPLDPRGWTIDSGVVAAGLAALAGHTWPVWLGWRGGKAVATALGMLLGLAWPVGLACFGVFLTALTLSRIVSLSSVLGAVALPLLMLGWFQGQGTGVRWPYLVLALLTSVLVIWRHRSNLGRLLAGTEPRLGRKADGS, encoded by the coding sequence ATGCTGCTTCCCCTGGTGCTGCCCGTGCTGCTGGCGGGCTACCTGCTCGGCTCCATCCCCAGCGGCTATCTGGCGGGTCGCTGGTGCGGGGGCCTGGACATCCGCCAGGAGGGGTCAGGCTCCACCGGCGCCACCAACGTGCTGCGGGTGGTGGGCAAGGGCCCGGCCCTGGCCGTGTTTCTGGTGGACGTGCTCAAGGGCACCGCCGCCGTGCTGCTGGCCAAGACAGTGCTGGAGCCGCTGGGGGTTCCCCTGGATCCCCGGGGCTGGACGATCGACAGCGGGGTGGTGGCCGCCGGCCTGGCCGCCCTGGCGGGCCACACCTGGCCGGTGTGGCTGGGCTGGCGCGGCGGCAAGGCCGTGGCCACCGCCCTCGGCATGCTGCTCGGCCTGGCCTGGCCGGTGGGGCTGGCCTGTTTCGGGGTGTTCCTCACCGCCCTCACCCTCAGCCGCATCGTGTCGCTCTCCAGCGTGCTGGGCGCGGTGGCCCTGCCGCTGCTGATGCTGGGCTGGTTCCAGGGCCAGGGGACGGGCGTGCGCTGGCCCTACCTGGTGCTGGCACTGCTCACCAGCGTTCTGGTGATCTGGCGCCACCGCAGCAACCTGGGGCGGCTGCTGGCCGGCACCGAACCCCGGCTGGGCAGGAAGGCGGACGGCTCCTAG